One part of the Chitinophagales bacterium genome encodes these proteins:
- a CDS encoding fibronectin type III domain-containing protein, protein MKKFLTLAFVLLMYSLIVTAQPLTQWQTLQGGINSDYGYGFNIQQTSDEGYITAGYSSSSNSGTLIGITNNGGIDGWVRKLDANGNTQWQKLLGGSGDDEFWGIKQTADGGYIAEGYTNSSNSGTLTGITNNGGMDGWVVKLDGNGNTTWQKLFGGVNNDYLYGVTQAVDGSYLVAGQSESSNTGTLTGITNHGGPFDGWVIKLTSSGSTTWQKLLGGDNVDALRLCQQTIDGGYIITGYTNSTSNTGTLTGLTNHGAEDGWVIKLDASGNTVWQKLLGGDNTDYLNSIQQTADGGYIASLASRSSSNSGTLTGLTNNGGYDGWVIKLDGIGNTTWQKLLGGSNDDYFYSCLQTSDGGYILAGYSRSTNSGTLTGIINNGIFDGWLIKLNANGSTQWQQLLGGSDDDEFFTVNQSDDGGYIIGGFSQSSNSGTLTGVTSNGGYDSWVLKLEIPKITVTSYDTLASCSSKNSISFKVTNGISPYTVQLYRFGLPYGSVIVTDKSATFKNLPDGSYYATANSGGVIGTSKTVDMMPIPTNPSTTNIQSAKAKLNWTTVSCSDYYSVQYRVHGTTKWTKKKTTGNVGSYTLKNLTPSTTYDWEVAAIDSANGINATSPYTDSVVFTTSSSFAINQSRGANENVYAELQLITVPNPAANSFRIEFNPAAESNVTAVLYNVVGKMVWSSGEVDASLLNGKIISASSFGSGLYFLRIINNKSKIISQTKVIINK, encoded by the coding sequence ATGAAAAAGTTTCTTACACTCGCTTTTGTTCTTTTAATGTACAGCCTCATTGTTACAGCGCAACCCTTAACACAATGGCAAACATTGCAAGGCGGCATTAATAGCGATTATGGCTATGGCTTTAATATTCAGCAAACTTCGGATGAAGGCTATATTACAGCTGGTTATTCTTCTTCATCTAATTCAGGAACCTTAATTGGCATTACAAACAATGGTGGAATTGACGGGTGGGTAAGAAAACTGGATGCCAATGGCAATACTCAATGGCAAAAACTGCTTGGAGGATCCGGTGATGATGAATTCTGGGGAATAAAACAGACTGCAGATGGTGGCTATATTGCAGAAGGCTATACTAATTCTTCTAATTCAGGGACCCTTACCGGTATTACTAATAACGGAGGAATGGATGGTTGGGTTGTTAAGCTTGATGGAAATGGAAATACCACTTGGCAAAAACTGTTTGGTGGTGTCAACAATGATTATTTATACGGCGTTACTCAGGCAGTGGATGGAAGCTATCTTGTAGCAGGCCAATCTGAATCTTCCAACACTGGAACGCTTACCGGTATTACTAATCATGGAGGTCCTTTTGATGGATGGGTAATTAAGCTTACCAGCAGTGGAAGTACTACATGGCAAAAGCTGCTTGGCGGCGATAACGTTGATGCCCTCCGTCTCTGTCAGCAAACTATCGACGGCGGATACATTATAACCGGTTATACTAATTCCACTTCCAATACCGGAACACTTACCGGTTTAACAAACCATGGCGCCGAAGATGGATGGGTTATAAAGTTAGATGCGTCGGGCAATACAGTATGGCAAAAATTATTGGGCGGGGATAATACAGATTACTTAAATTCCATACAACAAACTGCTGACGGTGGTTATATAGCATCGCTTGCTTCTCGCTCTTCTTCCAACTCCGGCACACTTACAGGTTTAACCAATAACGGCGGTTATGATGGATGGGTTATAAAACTTGATGGTATTGGTAACACAACCTGGCAAAAATTATTGGGTGGCAGCAATGATGATTATTTCTATTCCTGTCTCCAAACGTCTGACGGAGGTTATATACTGGCGGGTTATTCAAGGTCCACTAATTCAGGAACCCTAACAGGTATTATCAATAATGGTATTTTTGATGGATGGCTTATTAAGCTAAATGCCAATGGCAGTACTCAATGGCAGCAACTGCTGGGTGGAAGTGATGATGATGAATTCTTTACTGTTAATCAAAGTGACGATGGTGGTTATATTATCGGAGGGTTTTCGCAATCCTCTAATTCAGGCACACTTACTGGTGTAACAAGCAATGGCGGATATGACAGCTGGGTTTTAAAATTGGAAATACCTAAGATTACCGTAACATCTTACGATACGCTGGCAAGCTGCTCATCCAAAAATTCTATATCGTTTAAAGTTACTAACGGGATTTCACCATATACGGTGCAACTGTACCGCTTCGGTTTACCTTACGGAAGCGTTATTGTTACAGACAAGAGTGCCACCTTTAAAAACCTTCCCGATGGATCCTATTATGCAACAGCAAATAGCGGCGGAGTTATTGGCACAAGCAAAACGGTTGATATGATGCCGATACCTACCAACCCATCCACAACAAATATTCAATCTGCAAAAGCAAAGCTGAACTGGACTACAGTGTCATGCTCTGATTATTACTCAGTGCAATATCGGGTACATGGAACCACAAAATGGACGAAGAAAAAAACAACAGGTAATGTAGGCAGCTATACTTTAAAAAATCTTACTCCTTCAACAACATATGACTGGGAAGTGGCTGCAATAGATTCTGCAAATGGAATTAATGCTACAAGCCCCTATACGGATAGTGTAGTATTTACAACATCATCCTCCTTTGCAATTAATCAGTCCCGTGGAGCTAATGAAAATGTGTATGCCGAATTACAGTTAATTACGGTTCCTAACCCCGCTGCCAACAGTTTCAGAATTGAATTTAACCCTGCTGCGGAAAGTAATGTAACAGCTGTTTTATACAATGTAGTTGGAAAAATGGTTTGGTCCTCCGGTGAGGTTGATGCTTCTTTACTTAACGGTAAAATAATAAGCGCTAGTAGCTTTGGATCAGGGCTGTATTTCCTTCGGATTATAAATAACAAGTCAAAAATAATTAGTCAGACTAAGGTGATTATTAATAAATAA